The proteins below come from a single Drosophila miranda strain MSH22 chromosome Y unlocalized genomic scaffold, D.miranda_PacBio2.1 Contig_Y1_pilon, whole genome shotgun sequence genomic window:
- the LOC117191106 gene encoding uncharacterized protein LOC117191106 isoform X1 — translation MLHLGFVYLLTLLLVLLQISQPADGFIFRLISETLQNNVAGEPITHQVTQWNFDPDAAKKSRALYYEKNGYRSSKFIERLGAGVDGWHEERRLQQAIRDMGRLGGEHNQNYPPSPV, via the exons ATGTTACACCTGGGATTTGTCTATTTG CTCACTCTGCTGTTGGTCCTGCTGCAGATCAGTCAACCCGCAGATGGTTTTATATTCCGCTTGATCTCAGAGACCCTGCAGAACAACGTGGCCGGCGAGCCCATCACACATCAGGTTACCCAATGGAACTTCGATCCAGACGCGGCCAAAAAGTCTCGTGCCCTTTACTATGAG AAAAACGGATACCGTTCATCCAAGTTCATCGAGCGACTGGGAGCGGGCGTGGATGGGTGGCACGAGGAGCGACGACTGCAGCAGGCTATTCGCGATATGGGTCGCCTCGGTGGCGAACACAATCAGAATTATCCGCCTTCACCAGTTTAG
- the LOC117191106 gene encoding uncharacterized protein LOC117191106 isoform X2: MLHLGFVFTLLLVLLQISQPADGFIFRLISETLQNNVAGEPITHQVTQWNFDPDAAKKSRALYYEKNGYRSSKFIERLGAGVDGWHEERRLQQAIRDMGRLGGEHNQNYPPSPV, encoded by the exons ATGTTACACCTGGGATTTGTCT TCACTCTGCTGTTGGTCCTGCTGCAGATCAGTCAACCCGCAGATGGTTTTATATTCCGCTTGATCTCAGAGACCCTGCAGAACAACGTGGCCGGCGAGCCCATCACACATCAGGTTACCCAATGGAACTTCGATCCAGACGCGGCCAAAAAGTCTCGTGCCCTTTACTATGAG AAAAACGGATACCGTTCATCCAAGTTCATCGAGCGACTGGGAGCGGGCGTGGATGGGTGGCACGAGGAGCGACGACTGCAGCAGGCTATTCGCGATATGGGTCGCCTCGGTGGCGAACACAATCAGAATTATCCGCCTTCACCAGTTTAG